The following coding sequences are from one Formosa haliotis window:
- a CDS encoding anthranilate synthase component I family protein: MKQFKLTTHYKKILADTITPVSIYLKIRDKFPNSILLESSDYHANDNTFSYICCNPIASIKVQHESITQEFPNGEIVTKEIEERGLVTEEIHNFTKRFKTDDNDAFKFINNGIFGYIGYDAVRYFEDISISKKKDALDIPDIYYAVYQNIIAINHFNNEAYIFAHCYDAENNIDDLHQLIKSNQFATYQFSPEADLSSNLTDEDYKKSVVLAKQHCARGDVFQLVLSKKFSQEFKGDEFNVYRALRSINPSPYLFYFDYGTFKIFGSSPEAQLVVKNGNAEIHPIAGTFKRTGNDEQDAELAKKLAKDDKENAEHVMLVDLARNDLSRHGSGVTVDTYREVQFFSHVIHLVSKVIGKKHEDTITMQVVADTFPAGTLSGAPKHKAMQLIEKYEKTSREFYGGAIGFMDFSGNFNHAIMIRTFLSKDHKLHWQAGAGIVSKSKPEDELQEVYNKLGALTKAIQLAKNI, translated from the coding sequence ATGAAACAATTTAAACTCACCACCCATTACAAAAAAATATTAGCCGACACCATTACGCCGGTAAGTATATATTTAAAAATTAGAGACAAATTCCCTAATAGTATATTGTTAGAGAGTAGCGATTACCATGCTAACGATAATACCTTCTCTTATATATGTTGTAATCCTATTGCATCTATAAAAGTACAACACGAAAGTATTACGCAGGAATTTCCTAATGGAGAAATTGTTACAAAAGAAATCGAAGAACGCGGTCTTGTTACCGAAGAAATTCACAACTTTACGAAGCGTTTTAAAACCGATGATAACGACGCGTTTAAATTTATAAACAATGGTATATTTGGATATATTGGTTACGATGCAGTGCGTTATTTTGAAGACATATCAATCAGCAAAAAGAAAGATGCCTTAGATATTCCAGATATTTATTATGCTGTATATCAAAATATAATCGCTATAAACCACTTTAATAACGAAGCTTATATTTTTGCACATTGTTACGATGCCGAAAATAATATAGACGATCTACATCAGCTTATAAAATCTAATCAATTTGCAACCTATCAGTTTTCTCCAGAAGCCGATTTATCTTCAAATTTAACCGATGAAGACTATAAAAAAAGTGTGGTTTTAGCCAAACAACACTGTGCTCGTGGCGATGTGTTTCAGCTGGTTTTATCAAAAAAATTCTCGCAAGAGTTTAAAGGAGACGAATTCAATGTATACCGCGCATTACGAAGTATTAATCCTTCACCGTACCTATTCTATTTCGATTACGGAACATTTAAAATTTTTGGTAGTTCTCCTGAAGCTCAACTTGTAGTAAAAAACGGAAATGCCGAAATTCACCCCATAGCCGGAACTTTTAAACGTACCGGAAATGATGAGCAAGATGCCGAACTAGCTAAAAAATTAGCCAAAGACGATAAAGAAAATGCCGAACACGTGATGCTGGTTGATTTAGCTAGAAACGATTTAAGTCGTCACGGAAGTGGCGTTACAGTAGATACTTATCGCGAAGTCCAATTCTTCTCGCATGTTATTCACTTGGTAAGTAAAGTGATTGGTAAAAAGCACGAAGACACCATAACCATGCAAGTAGTTGCCGACACTTTTCCTGCAGGAACATTAAGCGGAGCCCCAAAACATAAAGCCATGCAACTTATTGAAAAATACGAAAAAACAAGTCGTGAGTTTTACGGTGGCGCTATCGGATTTATGGATTTTAGTGGGAATTTCAATCACGCGATTATGATAAGAACCTTCTTAAGTAAAGACCATAAATTACATTGGCAAGCGGGGGCAGGAATCGTTTCAAAATCCAAACCTGAAGACGAATTACAGGAGGTTTACAACAAACTTGGCGCCTTAACAAAAGCCATACAATTAGCCAAAAATATATAA
- a CDS encoding YceI family protein: MKNTIKGTAILVLAIAFAAFTTLKVKQVDVKESQINWIGHKVTGQHDGTITLKSGSLEFKGQTLVGGSFVMDMTTINTTDLKGDSKGKLDGHLKSEDFFGVDKHPTATLIFTDIEKNETDYTINADLTIKDITKPVTFKMVVTEDTATAALKIDRTKYDIKYKSASFFDDLKDKAIYNDFDLNVTLKF; encoded by the coding sequence ATGAAAAACACAATTAAAGGTACCGCTATTTTAGTTCTAGCCATAGCATTTGCTGCATTTACAACCCTAAAAGTTAAACAAGTAGACGTAAAAGAAAGTCAAATAAACTGGATTGGACATAAAGTTACCGGCCAACACGACGGTACGATTACCCTTAAATCTGGGAGCTTAGAATTTAAAGGACAAACCTTAGTTGGAGGGTCGTTTGTAATGGATATGACAACCATTAATACCACAGATTTAAAAGGAGATTCTAAAGGAAAATTAGATGGACACTTAAAATCTGAAGATTTTTTTGGAGTTGATAAGCATCCAACAGCAACTTTAATTTTTACAGATATCGAAAAAAATGAAACGGACTACACTATTAATGCCGATTTAACTATAAAAGATATTACAAAACCTGTAACATTTAAAATGGTTGTAACCGAAGATACAGCAACTGCTGCCTTAAAAATAGACAGAACAAAATACGATATTAAATATAAGTCGGCTAGTTTCTTCGACGATTTAAAAGACAAAGCCATTTACAATGATTTCGATTTAAATGTGACTTTAAAATTCTAA
- a CDS encoding NAD(P)H-dependent oxidoreductase, with amino-acid sequence MKEAIQLSASSFGLQPYKVFIIEDESIREQLKAASWNQPQITEASHMIVLANMTDANDTLVDDYIENVSKTRHIPKENLVGYSDMMKTNVVALPTEARNNWTAKQAYIALGNVLSAAASLHIDACPMEGFDHAAYNSILGLDKQNLNAAVVVTLGYRAEDDDTQHYKKVRKPEHELFSII; translated from the coding sequence TTGAAAGAAGCCATTCAATTATCGGCTTCATCTTTCGGCTTACAACCTTACAAGGTTTTTATTATTGAAGATGAAAGCATCCGCGAGCAATTAAAAGCAGCATCTTGGAATCAGCCACAAATTACAGAAGCCTCGCATATGATTGTATTAGCGAATATGACCGATGCTAACGATACTTTAGTAGACGATTATATAGAGAATGTTAGTAAAACGAGACATATTCCTAAAGAAAATCTTGTGGGCTATTCCGATATGATGAAAACTAACGTGGTCGCTTTACCAACAGAAGCTAGAAACAATTGGACTGCTAAACAAGCGTATATTGCTTTAGGCAATGTGCTATCGGCAGCTGCCTCCCTACATATAGATGCCTGCCCAATGGAAGGTTTTGATCATGCTGCTTACAATAGCATCTTAGGGCTAGATAAACAAAATTTAAATGCTGCTGTTGTGGTTACGTTGGGGTATAGAGCCGAAGACGATGACACCCAGCATTACAAAAAAGTAAGAAAACCTGAACACGAATTATTTTCAATTATATAA
- a CDS encoding MarR family winged helix-turn-helix transcriptional regulator, producing the protein MKQLEDILKTTKPIPLNTKTVLNISYSSIWIKDTVTAVLKPFDISNEQFNVLRILRGKKGSPANLQDIQDRMINKMSNTTRLVDKLILKGLVERFTCEKNRRKVEIFITKSGLKLLKDIDPIITQAEQEITRNLTEDELKTLNLLLTKLRS; encoded by the coding sequence ATGAAACAGTTAGAAGACATCTTAAAAACAACAAAGCCTATTCCTTTAAATACAAAAACAGTATTAAACATTTCGTACTCAAGTATTTGGATTAAAGATACTGTAACTGCGGTTTTAAAACCATTCGATATTTCTAACGAACAATTTAATGTACTTCGCATTTTAAGAGGCAAAAAAGGTAGTCCTGCTAATTTACAAGACATCCAAGATCGCATGATTAATAAAATGAGTAACACCACTAGGCTGGTAGATAAGCTAATTTTAAAAGGATTGGTTGAACGTTTTACCTGCGAAAAAAACAGACGAAAAGTCGAAATTTTTATAACAAAGTCAGGTTTAAAACTTTTAAAAGACATAGACCCTATAATAACCCAAGCAGAACAAGAAATTACTCGTAACTTAACAGAGGACGAACTAAAAACATTAAACCTTCTTTTAACAAAATTACGATCGTAA
- a CDS encoding TlpA family protein disulfide reductase codes for MKNILVLLVLCCLACKNEPKQGQIKEENHQVETVAKSVADVNLPIYNFDELEPLLHKADDKVHVINFWATWCAPCVKELPHFEKLKAEYASKNVELLLVSLDFEKAYETKLKPFIIEHNLQSKVVALNDPDSNTWIPKVNDIWSGSIPATIIYSKDKREFYEQSFTYEELEKELKTFLK; via the coding sequence ATGAAAAATATTTTAGTATTACTAGTATTATGTTGTTTGGCTTGTAAAAATGAGCCCAAGCAAGGACAAATAAAAGAAGAGAATCATCAGGTTGAAACTGTAGCGAAATCTGTTGCCGATGTTAACTTACCTATTTATAATTTTGATGAATTGGAGCCGCTTTTACATAAAGCAGATGATAAAGTACATGTGATTAATTTTTGGGCAACTTGGTGTGCACCCTGTGTAAAGGAATTACCTCATTTTGAAAAATTAAAGGCAGAGTATGCTTCAAAAAATGTAGAACTACTTTTAGTTAGTCTAGATTTTGAAAAGGCTTACGAAACAAAATTGAAACCTTTTATAATAGAACATAATTTACAATCGAAAGTCGTTGCCTTAAACGATCCAGATTCTAATACATGGATTCCTAAGGTAAACGATATTTGGTCGGGGTCTATACCTGCAACCATTATATATAGTAAAGATAAGCGTGAGTTTTACGAACAATCTTTTACGTACGAAGAATTAGAAAAAGAACTTAAAACATTTTTAAAATAA
- a CDS encoding thioredoxin family protein translates to MKTLKTTTALLLLLIVSAFTPVNTAAGGYKVGDIATDFKLENIDGKMVSLSDYKDAKGYIVIFTCNTCPYAVAYEDRIVALDKKYAALGYPVIAIMPNNTSVKPGDSMDAMKQRAKEKGFTFPYLIDAKQEIYPQYGATKTPHVYLLQKTKKGNEVKYIGAIDDNFQDASDVKTKYVEQAVDALLQGKEIKEKETKAIGCSIKA, encoded by the coding sequence ATGAAAACACTAAAAACAACTACCGCATTACTATTATTACTAATAGTATCTGCTTTTACTCCAGTAAACACTGCCGCCGGAGGATATAAAGTAGGCGATATTGCAACCGATTTTAAATTGGAAAATATAGACGGCAAGATGGTGTCACTATCAGACTACAAAGATGCCAAAGGTTACATTGTTATTTTTACCTGCAATACTTGCCCGTATGCTGTCGCTTACGAAGATCGTATTGTTGCTCTAGATAAAAAATATGCAGCCCTAGGGTATCCTGTAATTGCTATCATGCCAAATAATACGAGTGTAAAACCTGGAGATAGTATGGATGCTATGAAACAAAGAGCCAAAGAAAAAGGATTTACATTCCCGTATTTAATAGATGCAAAACAAGAAATTTATCCTCAATATGGTGCTACTAAAACGCCTCATGTATACCTTTTACAGAAAACTAAAAAAGGAAACGAAGTAAAATATATTGGTGCCATTGATGATAACTTTCAAGATGCTTCTGATGTAAAAACTAAATATGTAGAACAGGCCGTAGACGCCTTGTTACAAGGGAAAGAAATTAAAGAGAAAGAAACTAAAGCCATTGGATGCTCTATTAAGGCATAA
- a CDS encoding rhodanese-like domain-containing protein, which translates to MADLTQEEWAEQLENDSNAVILDVRTDEEVDQGFIPNSKHIDFYLGQEFVNQVDELDKTKNYYVYCRSGVRSGKACDIMDQLGIENSYNLLGGFNDWTGEVEER; encoded by the coding sequence ATGGCAGATTTAACACAAGAAGAGTGGGCAGAGCAATTAGAAAACGATAGCAATGCCGTTATTTTAGATGTAAGAACAGATGAAGAAGTAGATCAAGGCTTTATCCCAAACTCGAAACATATCGATTTTTATTTAGGACAAGAGTTTGTAAATCAGGTTGACGAACTAGATAAAACTAAAAATTATTATGTGTATTGTCGTTCGGGCGTAAGAAGTGGAAAGGCTTGCGATATCATGGATCAATTAGGTATAGAAAATTCATATAATTTACTAGGCGGATTTAACGATTGGACCGGCGAAGTAGAAGAGCGTTAA
- a CDS encoding rhodanese-like domain-containing protein, whose amino-acid sequence MKKISFIFCMVLLMFTACSEPHEARIVTISPEEMQSLISADDVQMVDVRSHEERLSDGYIKDSQHIDFSSETFEEDIENLDKNKPVALYCSTGNRSSECAEKLKAAGFVKIFDLKGGMSEWKHQGKEVIK is encoded by the coding sequence ATGAAAAAAATCAGTTTTATTTTTTGCATGGTTTTGCTAATGTTTACAGCTTGTAGTGAACCTCATGAAGCGCGTATTGTAACGATATCTCCAGAAGAAATGCAATCTTTAATTAGCGCAGACGATGTACAGATGGTAGATGTTAGATCTCATGAAGAACGTTTGTCTGATGGCTATATTAAAGATTCTCAGCATATTGATTTTAGTTCGGAAACTTTTGAGGAGGATATAGAAAATTTAGATAAAAATAAACCCGTAGCCTTGTATTGCAGTACCGGAAATAGAAGTTCTGAATGTGCCGAAAAACTGAAAGCGGCAGGTTTTGTAAAAATTTTCGATTTAAAAGGAGGTATGTCCGAATGGAAACATCAAGGCAAGGAAGTTATAAAATAA
- a CDS encoding triple tyrosine motif-containing protein: MKPCSRHFVILLLILNSIVLQGQVKTLGVPNIKNYKKTEYQGGTQNWNIIQDQERNIYFANNQGLLQFDGVSWNKYVLPNNGSIRAIDLDTETGRIYVGSYNKFGYFKTNNTGDLEFTNLSDLIKDVNKLEFGHIWKIHNTDSEIIFQSFKGAFIYNKNSEVLTYLEAPNQFQFSFNIDGLIYLQDAKLGLQLYENGRLKSLTNTQLFNDMEIWGMFKMPNNNLIISTLKNGAFIYDFNQVKPWNSEANTFLKANNCLGGTAYNSESIVLNTVLNGMIIVNFKGEILQHINLKNGLQNNTILSSFIDSEKNIWLGLDNGISYIYENSPLSYFGMSYNISTVYASVIYNDNLYIATNQGVFYHPWNTNFNEEENFDLVEGTSAQSWNIQIIGNQLVCSNNRGALIIEGNAVTKTLDAKGYYGFKQIPNQHDYYIGANYGGFALFQKSDNGLQFINQIPGFNKESTNFELSDTYLWVNKDEVVYQLKLSANHEHIDTQRVISELTPEIKGIHSIQKINDTIYFQNKNHFYSYNKLQDTFIKNEQLSQVFEKKPLINYLKEDIEGNLWYNYNESLGVLKKIGANQFQDITAPFSNLTNNLVSNYISINTLDQNNVFIGLTDGLAHFDFDFQKDYEVKPIINFRSFSYGDQTIHFGNPNSESQSLDLPYKWNDIKILYAASIFENRENVLYSYKLINYDSDWSDWSPQTMKEYTNLREGTYDMRIKAKNSYGILSNEASLSFTIAPPWYRNILAYLGYLVLFLLTIYLISQNVKMKIRKNKYYETIEQRKIYLEKESKIIKQQHRLEKEIETLKNEKLQTRILTKDKQLVNNSLQIAKKNKLLNGIVSKLKAIDEARLDDHTKQQLGKLKRSVVKEINNDSSWRELEKHIKNVHFDFLKRLKEKHPNISPRELDLSTYLLLNMSTKEIAEVMNISTGGVELARYRLRKKLNLQRKESLTGYLMKI; the protein is encoded by the coding sequence ATGAAACCTTGTAGTCGACATTTTGTTATACTTCTACTTATTTTAAATTCTATTGTTTTGCAGGGTCAGGTTAAGACTCTAGGAGTGCCCAATATTAAAAATTACAAAAAGACAGAATACCAAGGAGGCACTCAAAATTGGAATATTATTCAGGACCAGGAACGCAACATTTACTTTGCCAACAATCAAGGCTTACTTCAATTTGACGGTGTATCTTGGAACAAATATGTACTGCCAAATAATGGTTCTATTCGAGCAATAGATTTAGATACTGAAACGGGTAGGATTTATGTAGGAAGCTATAATAAGTTTGGTTACTTTAAGACGAATAACACCGGCGACTTAGAATTTACAAATCTTAGCGACCTTATAAAGGATGTAAATAAATTAGAATTTGGGCATATATGGAAAATACACAATACAGATAGTGAAATTATTTTTCAATCGTTTAAAGGTGCATTTATCTATAATAAAAATAGCGAGGTACTTACATATCTTGAAGCTCCAAATCAATTCCAATTTTCGTTTAACATCGACGGCCTTATATATCTTCAGGACGCAAAATTAGGCTTACAACTATACGAAAACGGCAGATTAAAGTCACTCACAAACACTCAACTATTTAACGACATGGAAATATGGGGCATGTTTAAAATGCCTAACAATAACCTTATCATTTCGACTTTAAAAAATGGTGCTTTTATTTACGACTTCAATCAAGTTAAGCCCTGGAACTCTGAAGCAAATACGTTTTTAAAAGCTAATAACTGCTTGGGTGGCACAGCTTATAACAGCGAAAGTATTGTTTTAAACACGGTGTTAAACGGTATGATTATAGTTAATTTTAAGGGAGAAATACTTCAACATATTAACCTTAAAAATGGTTTACAAAACAATACTATTTTAAGTTCATTTATTGATAGCGAAAAAAATATCTGGTTAGGTCTAGACAATGGAATTTCTTATATATACGAAAACTCTCCCTTGTCTTACTTTGGAATGAGTTATAATATTAGTACTGTATATGCATCTGTTATTTATAATGACAATTTATATATTGCCACAAATCAAGGTGTATTCTATCACCCTTGGAATACTAATTTTAACGAAGAGGAAAATTTTGACTTAGTTGAAGGCACCAGTGCACAAAGTTGGAATATTCAAATTATAGGTAATCAATTAGTATGTTCTAATAACCGTGGTGCTCTTATAATTGAGGGGAATGCGGTTACCAAAACGTTAGACGCCAAAGGCTATTATGGTTTTAAACAAATTCCTAATCAACATGACTATTATATTGGAGCTAATTACGGCGGATTTGCATTATTCCAAAAGTCGGATAACGGCTTACAATTTATAAACCAGATTCCGGGCTTCAATAAGGAATCTACCAATTTTGAGTTATCGGACACCTATTTGTGGGTTAATAAAGACGAGGTTGTTTATCAGCTAAAACTTTCTGCCAATCATGAGCACATAGACACACAACGTGTTATTTCGGAATTAACCCCAGAAATTAAAGGTATTCACAGTATTCAAAAAATAAACGACACCATCTACTTTCAAAATAAAAATCATTTTTATAGCTATAACAAACTTCAAGATACATTTATTAAAAATGAACAATTAAGCCAAGTTTTCGAAAAAAAACCATTAATAAATTATTTAAAAGAAGACATTGAAGGCAATTTATGGTACAATTACAATGAATCTTTAGGCGTGTTAAAGAAAATCGGTGCGAATCAATTTCAAGATATTACCGCACCATTTTCTAACTTAACCAATAATCTCGTTTCTAACTACATATCCATAAACACTTTAGACCAAAACAATGTATTTATTGGACTTACAGATGGTTTAGCACATTTCGATTTCGATTTTCAGAAAGATTATGAAGTCAAACCCATTATCAATTTCCGAAGTTTCTCTTATGGAGATCAAACCATACATTTTGGAAATCCGAATTCTGAATCGCAATCCCTCGACCTCCCTTATAAATGGAATGACATAAAAATTTTATACGCTGCATCTATTTTTGAAAACAGAGAAAATGTACTGTACAGCTATAAACTAATTAACTACGATAGCGATTGGAGCGACTGGAGCCCACAGACCATGAAAGAATACACCAATCTTAGAGAAGGCACGTATGACATGAGAATCAAAGCTAAAAACAGTTATGGTATACTATCTAACGAAGCCAGCCTTTCATTTACTATAGCACCTCCATGGTACCGCAATATTTTAGCTTATTTGGGGTATTTGGTATTATTTCTACTTACAATTTATTTGATATCTCAAAATGTAAAAATGAAAATTAGAAAAAATAAATACTACGAAACTATAGAACAACGTAAGATTTACTTAGAAAAGGAATCTAAAATTATTAAGCAGCAACACAGATTAGAAAAAGAAATTGAGACACTAAAAAATGAAAAGCTACAAACCAGAATACTAACTAAAGATAAGCAGTTGGTAAATAACTCTCTGCAAATTGCTAAGAAAAACAAACTATTAAATGGTATTGTTTCTAAACTTAAAGCGATAGATGAAGCTCGGTTAGACGACCATACCAAACAACAATTAGGCAAATTAAAACGCAGTGTTGTAAAGGAAATAAATAATGATAGTAGTTGGAGGGAATTAGAAAAGCACATTAAAAATGTGCATTTCGACTTTTTAAAACGCCTTAAAGAAAAGCACCCCAATATTTCACCACGGGAATTAGATTTATCGACCTATTTACTTTTAAATATGTCTACGAAAGAAATTGCAGAGGTTATGAATATTTCTACAGGAGGCGTAGAATTAGCGCGCTACAGATTACGAAAAAAACTAAACTTACAACGCAAAGAGAGTCTTACCGGATATTTAATGAAGATATAA